Proteins co-encoded in one Novosphingobium sp. PP1Y genomic window:
- a CDS encoding ParB/RepB/Spo0J family partition protein — MAKQPAKITLSPSRDIPFDHLILSQSNVRRVKAGVSIPELAEDIARRTLLQSLNVRPVLDAEGQETGIFEVPAGGRRYRALEHLVKQKRLARTAPIPCIVKAADNDVSAEEDSYAENAHREQLHPLDQFRAMQAMVDKGSAAEDIAAHFMTTPAVVRQRLKLASVSPKLHDIYAEDGMSLDQLMAFTVSEDHERHEQVWEMLTHSFNKSAAYIRQRLTENSVRVADKRVRFVSVDAYVAAGGGVMRDLFEDDDGGWLTDPALLDRLVDAKLVAEGNRIGTEGWKWVATAVDLPWNATNGHREIVGAELPMTEDEQARLTVLQAEIEQIETEWADDPNVPQDVYARIEGLETEIGQLVDRPMIFDPAEMAIAGAFVTIEADGSLCIERGYVRAEDEPVVEVGGEDDGSGVDPVSGEPILGANHNGTAPSASGSAPIGTEEEDADDDILKPLPDRLIADLTAWRTLALQDAFAQSPATAFATVLHALVLDTFYSYSRESCLQLSLNRVSFANPPAGLRDSAPARAIAERMKRWEDRLPESDKELWDALLAFDADEQASLFAHCTSLAVNAQAEIVPKYDNGRVSTHSIARRIAHSHVLAHAVSLDVVAAGWKPTVDGYFRSVTKPRILADVTEARGEQFAGMIDHLKKGDMAREAERLLEDAGWLPEPLRTPDADGGHGATPDVDREGLELPAFLDDDEAAYAIAAE, encoded by the coding sequence ATGGCCAAACAGCCTGCAAAAATCACCCTCAGCCCGTCGCGTGACATTCCCTTCGACCATCTAATCCTGTCACAATCCAATGTCCGCCGCGTGAAGGCAGGCGTGTCGATCCCCGAACTTGCTGAGGATATCGCACGCCGGACTTTGCTTCAGAGCCTCAACGTGCGCCCGGTGCTTGATGCCGAAGGTCAGGAGACCGGCATCTTCGAAGTTCCGGCCGGTGGCCGACGCTACCGTGCCCTTGAGCATTTGGTGAAACAGAAGCGCCTGGCGCGCACCGCGCCGATTCCCTGCATCGTCAAGGCGGCGGACAATGACGTCTCGGCGGAAGAAGACAGCTATGCCGAAAACGCGCACCGGGAGCAGTTGCATCCGCTCGACCAGTTCCGGGCCATGCAAGCCATGGTCGACAAGGGTAGCGCCGCCGAAGACATCGCCGCGCATTTCATGACCACGCCCGCTGTCGTCCGCCAGCGTCTCAAACTGGCGTCGGTCTCGCCCAAACTCCACGACATTTACGCCGAGGACGGCATGTCGCTGGACCAGTTGATGGCGTTCACCGTGTCCGAAGATCATGAGCGCCATGAGCAGGTGTGGGAAATGCTGACCCACAGCTTCAACAAATCCGCCGCCTACATCCGCCAGCGCCTGACGGAAAACAGCGTCCGGGTTGCCGACAAGCGGGTGCGGTTCGTGTCCGTCGATGCCTATGTCGCGGCTGGCGGCGGCGTGATGCGCGACCTGTTCGAGGACGATGACGGGGGCTGGCTCACCGATCCCGCACTGCTCGACCGCTTGGTCGACGCGAAACTTGTAGCCGAGGGCAACCGCATTGGCACTGAAGGCTGGAAATGGGTGGCGACTGCCGTCGACCTGCCATGGAATGCGACCAACGGACACCGTGAGATCGTTGGCGCAGAATTGCCCATGACTGAGGACGAGCAGGCAAGGCTCACGGTGCTTCAGGCTGAAATCGAGCAGATCGAGACCGAATGGGCCGACGACCCCAACGTGCCGCAGGACGTCTATGCGCGGATCGAAGGGCTCGAAACGGAAATCGGCCAGCTGGTCGACCGGCCCATGATTTTCGATCCTGCCGAAATGGCAATCGCCGGTGCCTTTGTGACGATCGAGGCGGATGGTTCGCTTTGCATTGAGCGGGGCTACGTCCGAGCCGAAGACGAACCGGTGGTGGAAGTGGGCGGCGAAGACGATGGCTCCGGGGTCGATCCTGTTTCGGGCGAGCCCATACTTGGCGCAAACCACAACGGGACCGCACCAAGCGCCAGCGGTTCGGCACCTATCGGAACTGAAGAAGAAGATGCCGACGACGACATCCTCAAGCCGTTGCCCGACCGCTTGATTGCCGACCTGACCGCCTGGCGCACACTCGCGTTGCAGGATGCCTTTGCCCAAAGCCCCGCCACCGCCTTCGCGACGGTGTTGCACGCGCTCGTGCTCGACACCTTCTACAGCTACAGCCGCGAGAGCTGCCTGCAACTGTCGCTGAACCGGGTGTCCTTTGCCAATCCACCTGCAGGTCTGCGCGACAGTGCGCCCGCGCGGGCCATCGCCGAGCGCATGAAGCGCTGGGAGGATCGACTGCCAGAGTCCGACAAGGAACTTTGGGACGCGCTTCTGGCCTTCGATGCCGATGAGCAGGCTAGTCTGTTTGCCCATTGCACATCGCTCGCGGTGAACGCGCAGGCCGAGATCGTCCCTAAATACGACAATGGCCGGGTGTCGACGCATAGCATTGCACGCCGCATCGCTCACAGCCATGTGCTGGCGCATGCAGTCAGTCTTGATGTCGTGGCGGCAGGCTGGAAGCCCACAGTCGATGGCTATTTCCGCAGCGTGACCAAACCGCGCATCCTTGCCGATGTGACCGAAGCGCGCGGGGAGCAGTTCGCTGGCATGATCGATCACCTGAAAAAAGGCGACATGGCCCGCGAAGCGGAACGGCTGCTGGAAGATGCCGGTTGGCTTCCAGAGCCGCTGCGCACGCCCGACGCCGACGGTGGTCATGGCGCAACGCCTGACGTTGATCGTGAAGGGCTCGAGCTCCCCGCGTTCCTTGACGATGACGAGGCGGCTTACGCGATCGCCGCCGAATGA